One bacterium genomic window carries:
- a CDS encoding DUF4445 domain-containing protein → MNTVSSVTLTFLPKRISAKFPAGITILEAARRLGIDLSAYCGGNGVCGRCRVRVHDMDIPRSEEDQVHLTAEELDQGWRLACTSLVYADGVIAVPETAADDERDILSEGETRRVALQPAVRAVPVTTATPDLHHTVSDEELLLDALQSAAPEAQLSPLLLPQMSEQLRQSNFSITAILLDDVVVDLQPPDQGRLYGLAVDLGTTTVVSKLIDLSNGGHLATAARLNAQRSYGEDVIGRISYASTSREHTLRLQRAVIELLNDSIAEMCRACNVQARQIYQVVVAGNTVMQHLLLGLDAKYLAQMPYVPTFRRSQKRRAVDLGLGLHPAGQVYFMPVIGRFVGGDTSAVLLSLAEKQTGVWLAVDIGTNGEMILAKDGQFWSTSAAAGPAFEGAAIGQGMRAGEGAIDRVAYHGGRWDVHVIGDVPATGICGSGLIDAVGALVQAGCLDFTGRLQPDGALPVIRGENQSEMISLSGPAGGEVRLSQKDIREVQLAKSAIASAIQILLKNAGVRVEELDALYLAGAFCQYIRKDMAVAIGLLPNIRLEKIHFIGNAAYVGAELALRSTRERAWIERMAGQVQYVEVAGDPEFQTIFSDHLFFPTSERPV, encoded by the coding sequence ATGAACACTGTATCTTCCGTCACTCTGACTTTTCTACCGAAACGTATCTCGGCAAAATTTCCTGCGGGCATCACGATCCTTGAAGCGGCGCGTCGGCTCGGCATCGATTTGTCGGCCTATTGCGGCGGCAACGGCGTTTGCGGCCGTTGCCGGGTGCGGGTGCATGACATGGATATCCCGCGCTCTGAAGAGGACCAGGTTCATTTAACTGCAGAAGAGCTGGATCAGGGCTGGCGGCTGGCCTGCACCAGTCTGGTCTATGCCGACGGGGTCATCGCCGTGCCCGAGACCGCTGCAGACGACGAACGGGATATCCTCAGCGAGGGCGAAACACGACGGGTGGCCCTGCAGCCGGCTGTGCGCGCCGTGCCGGTCACCACAGCGACGCCGGATTTGCATCACACGGTCTCTGACGAAGAGCTGCTGCTGGACGCTCTGCAGTCTGCGGCGCCGGAGGCACAGCTGTCGCCGTTGCTGCTGCCGCAGATGAGCGAGCAGCTGCGGCAGTCCAACTTTTCCATCACAGCGATTCTTCTCGATGATGTGGTGGTGGATCTGCAGCCGCCTGATCAGGGCCGGCTCTACGGCCTTGCGGTGGATTTGGGCACCACCACGGTGGTGAGCAAACTCATCGATCTCTCCAACGGCGGGCATTTGGCCACAGCCGCACGATTGAACGCGCAGCGCAGCTATGGCGAGGACGTTATCGGCCGCATCTCCTACGCCTCCACAAGCCGCGAACATACCCTACGGCTGCAGCGGGCGGTGATCGAACTGCTCAATGACAGCATTGCGGAGATGTGCCGCGCCTGCAATGTCCAAGCCCGGCAAATCTATCAGGTGGTCGTCGCCGGCAACACCGTGATGCAGCATCTGCTGCTGGGCCTGGATGCAAAATACCTTGCCCAGATGCCCTATGTGCCCACTTTTCGGCGAAGCCAGAAACGTCGGGCTGTGGACTTGGGTCTGGGACTGCACCCGGCCGGTCAGGTTTATTTCATGCCGGTCATCGGCCGTTTTGTCGGCGGCGATACCAGTGCCGTGCTTTTATCTTTGGCAGAAAAGCAGACGGGCGTTTGGCTGGCCGTGGACATCGGCACCAATGGAGAAATGATTCTGGCCAAAGACGGCCAATTTTGGAGCACCTCGGCAGCCGCTGGTCCGGCTTTTGAGGGCGCGGCCATCGGCCAGGGCATGCGCGCCGGGGAAGGCGCCATCGACCGCGTCGCCTACCATGGAGGCCGCTGGGATGTCCATGTCATCGGCGACGTGCCGGCCACCGGCATTTGCGGCTCTGGTCTAATCGACGCCGTCGGCGCGCTGGTTCAAGCCGGCTGCCTCGATTTCACCGGTCGCCTGCAGCCCGATGGCGCCCTGCCGGTCATCCGCGGCGAGAATCAGAGCGAGATGATCAGTCTGAGCGGCCCGGCCGGAGGCGAGGTGCGGCTGTCGCAAAAGGATATCCGCGAAGTGCAGCTGGCCAAGAGCGCCATCGCCTCAGCGATTCAAATCCTGTTAAAGAACGCCGGCGTCCGGGTTGAGGAGCTGGATGCCCTGTATCTGGCCGGGGCCTTCTGTCAGTACATCCGCAAAGACATGGCGGTGGCCATCGGACTGTTGCCGAACATTCGACTTGAAAAAATCCATTTCATCGGCAATGCGGCGTATGTGGGCGCAGAGCTGGCGCTTCGTTCCACGAGAGAACGGGCGTGGATAGAACGGATGGCCGGCCAGGTGCAGTATGTGGAAGTGGCGGGCGACCCTGAGTTTCAAACCATTTTCAGCGATCATCTGTTTTTTCCCACCAGCGAGCGGCCGGTCTAA